The Kogia breviceps isolate mKogBre1 chromosome 4, mKogBre1 haplotype 1, whole genome shotgun sequence genome window below encodes:
- the DNAJB1 gene encoding dnaJ homolog subfamily B member 1 isoform X2 has product MFAEFFGGRNPFDTFFGQRNGEEGMDIDDPFSGFPMGMGGFTNMNFGRSRPAQEPTRRKQDPPVTHDLRVSLEEIYSGCTKKMKISHKRLNPDGKSIRNEDKILTIEVKRGWKEGTKITFPKEGDQTSNNIPADIVFVLKDKPHNIFKRDGSDVIYPARITLREALCGCTVNVPTLDGRTIPVVFKDVIRPGMRRKVPGEGLPLPKMPEKRGDLIIEFEVIFPERIPQTSRTVLEQVLPI; this is encoded by the exons ATGTTTGCTGAGTTCTTCGGTGGCCGAAATCCCTTTGACACCTTTTTTGGGCAGCGCAACGGAGAGGAAGGCATGGACATCGATGACCCATTCTCAGGCTTCCCTATGGGCATGGGTGGCTTCACCAACATGAACTTTGGCCGCTCCCGCCCTGCCCAAGAGCCCACCCGAAGGAAGCAAGATCCCCCTGTCACCCATGACCTTAGGGTATCACTTGAAGAgatctatagtggctgtaccaagaaaatgaaaatctctcATAAGCGGCTGAACCCTGATGGAAAGAGCATTCGCAATGAAGACAAAATCTTGACCATTGAAGTGAAGCGGGGTTGGAAAGAAGGGACCAAAATCACCTTCCCCAAGGAAGGAGACCAGACCTCCAACAACATTCCAGCCGACAtcgtctttgttttaaaggacaAGCCACACAATATCTTTAAGAGAGACGGCTCTGATGTCATTTACCCAGCCAGGATCACCCTTCGGGAG GCTCTGTGTGGCTGTACAGTGAATGTCCCAACTCTGGACGGCAGGACCATACCTGTTGTATTTAAAGATGTCATCAGGCCTGGCATGAGGCGAAAAGTTCCTGGAGAAGGACTTCCTCTCCCCAAAATGCCCGAGAAACGTGGGGACCTCATTATTGAGTT
- the DNAJB1 gene encoding dnaJ homolog subfamily B member 1 isoform X1: MGKDYYQTLGLARGASDEEIKRAYRRQALRYHPDKNKETGAEEKFKEIAEAYDVLSDPRKREIFDRYGEEGLKGSGPSGGSSGGANGTSFSYTFHGDPHAMFAEFFGGRNPFDTFFGQRNGEEGMDIDDPFSGFPMGMGGFTNMNFGRSRPAQEPTRRKQDPPVTHDLRVSLEEIYSGCTKKMKISHKRLNPDGKSIRNEDKILTIEVKRGWKEGTKITFPKEGDQTSNNIPADIVFVLKDKPHNIFKRDGSDVIYPARITLREALCGCTVNVPTLDGRTIPVVFKDVIRPGMRRKVPGEGLPLPKMPEKRGDLIIEFEVIFPERIPQTSRTVLEQVLPI; the protein is encoded by the exons ATGGGCAAGGACTATTACCAGACGCTGGGCCTGGCCCGCGGTGCGTCGGATGAGGAGATCAAGAGGGCCTACCGTCGCCAGGCGCTGCGTTACCACCCGGACAAGAACAAGGAGACCGGCGCCGAGGAGAAGTTCAAGGAGATCGCCGAGGCCTACGACGTGCTCAGCGACCCGCGCAAGCGCGAGATCTTCGACCGCTATGGGGAGGAAG GCCTAAAGGGCAGTGGCCCCAGTGGCGGGAGCAGCGGTGGTGCTAACGGTACCTCTTTCAGCTACACATTCCATGGAGACCCTCACGCCATGTTTGCTGAGTTCTTCGGTGGCCGAAATCCCTTTGACACCTTTTTTGGGCAGCGCAACGGAGAGGAAGGCATGGACATCGATGACCCATTCTCAGGCTTCCCTATGGGCATGGGTGGCTTCACCAACATGAACTTTGGCCGCTCCCGCCCTGCCCAAGAGCCCACCCGAAGGAAGCAAGATCCCCCTGTCACCCATGACCTTAGGGTATCACTTGAAGAgatctatagtggctgtaccaagaaaatgaaaatctctcATAAGCGGCTGAACCCTGATGGAAAGAGCATTCGCAATGAAGACAAAATCTTGACCATTGAAGTGAAGCGGGGTTGGAAAGAAGGGACCAAAATCACCTTCCCCAAGGAAGGAGACCAGACCTCCAACAACATTCCAGCCGACAtcgtctttgttttaaaggacaAGCCACACAATATCTTTAAGAGAGACGGCTCTGATGTCATTTACCCAGCCAGGATCACCCTTCGGGAG GCTCTGTGTGGCTGTACAGTGAATGTCCCAACTCTGGACGGCAGGACCATACCTGTTGTATTTAAAGATGTCATCAGGCCTGGCATGAGGCGAAAAGTTCCTGGAGAAGGACTTCCTCTCCCCAAAATGCCCGAGAAACGTGGGGACCTCATTATTGAGTT